A window of the Hordeum vulgare subsp. vulgare chromosome 5H, MorexV3_pseudomolecules_assembly, whole genome shotgun sequence genome harbors these coding sequences:
- the LOC123398056 gene encoding uncharacterized protein LOC123398056 isoform X2: MASKVLPRECLPRRSPTGRLEPITAYFRVDEEGNYRPSRLPPAALMASKVLPRECLPRRSPTGRLEPITVYVRVDEEGNYRPRYISAKVGRVFRDLQDLKEAARRFYTNIYFGLRLLKRPLAPPPSLTDDIFQFEFVVDGPTPVAHVSSLKASTALGEKSSGTEAISSSSHKVPDEKPAEVSSLKPTTLEEESSGNGAISSSSFGQPDQDTAMASPPSGNCLASPSGPGIWERERRDWGFFYYIRVDLKGYFHTYPYAGGPFQSLEQVDKAMDCYFHQHLDPNLLMNKGGVPSREISIEKTIYWPDGRRKKHSKSYMIQQYHNRMRRLLLALVEKHNEDHSLSADLAYELKDVLHCATLWEGLTSCYYHLNFTVTKGADDSNAGIENLFFAEVQCVLQGEEEEMLVSCFRAVESTDNGYCYGCTMDRDVNMKHPNSAGAYLAGELKVGSHIGYYCHEGWSNDSDDENDVADKACTPPTMRTSVADNMTFDDADQ, from the exons ATGGCGTCCAAGGTGCTTCCTCGGGAGTGCCTCCCCCGGCGCAGTCCCACCGGCAGATTGGAGCCGATTACGGCCTACTTTCGTGTCGACGAGGAGGGGAACTACCGCCCGAG TCGTCTTCCTCCGGCCGCTCTCATGGCGTCCAAGGTGCTTCCTCGGGAGTGCCTCCCCCGGCGCAGTCCCACCGGCAGATTGGAGCCGATTACGGTCTACGTCCGTGTCGACGAGGAGGGGAACTACCGCCCGAGGTACATCTCGGCCAAAGTCGGGCGAGTGTTCCGAGATCTCCAGGATCTTAAAGAAGCAGCCCGTAGATTCTACACCAACATCTATTTCGGCCTTCGCCTCCTAAAGAGGCCTCTGGCTCCGCCGCCGTCTCTGAC CGACGACATATTCCAGTTCGAGTTCGTGGTGGATGGGCCTACACCTGTTGCACATGTGTCGTCCCTCAAGGCTAGTACAGCATTGGGGGAGAAATCGTCCGGCACTGAAGccatttcctcttcttctcacAAGGTTCCTGATGAGAAGCCTGCAGAGGTGTCTTCCCTCAAGCCTACAACATTGGAGGAGGAATCGTCTGGCAACGGAGccatttcctcttcttcctttgggCAACCGGATCAGGACACTGCTATGGCCTCACCACCATCAGGGAACTGCCTCGCCTCGCCTTCTGGGCCAGGCATTTGGGAACGAGAACGACGTGACTGGGGGTTCTTCTATTACATCAGGGTTGATCTTAAGGGATATTTCCACACATATCCGTATGCAGGCGGGCCGTTTCAGAGCTTAGAGCAAGTCGACAAGGCTATGGATTGCTATTTTCATCAACATCTGGATCCAAATCT GTTAATGAATAAAGGCGGGGTTCCTTCACGAGAGATTTCTATAGAAAAAACGATTTATTGGCCTGATGGCAGAAGGAAGAAGCATTCCAAGTCCTATATGATCCAGCAATACCATAATCGAATGCGCCGATTACTTCTAGCTTTGGTGGAGAAGCATAATGAGGATCACAGCCTTTCGGCG GATCTTGCATATGAACTCAAAGATGTTTTGCACTGCGCAACACTTTGGGAGGGGCTTACTTCATGCTACTATCATCTCAATTTCACGGTGACTAAAGGAGCTGATGATTCTAACGCTGGCATTGAAAACCTTTTCTTTGCGGAAGTCCAATGTGTGctacaaggagaagaagaggaaatgtTGGTCAGCTGCTTCCGCGCGGTTGAATCTACCGATAATG GATACTGCTATGGTTGTACCATGGATAGGGATGTCAATATGAAGCACCCCAACAGTGCCGGTGCATACCTAGCCGGTGAGCTGAAGGTGGGTtcacacataggatattattgtcATGAAGGCTGGAGCAACGACTCAGACGACGAAAAT GACGTTGCTGATAAAGCGTGTACGCCTCCGACTATGAGGACGTCTGTCGCCGACAACATGACTTTTGACGACGCCGACCAGTAA
- the LOC123398056 gene encoding uncharacterized protein LOC123398056 isoform X1: MASKVLPRECLPRRSPTGRLEPITAYFRVDEEGNYRPSRLPPAALMASKVLPRECLPRRSPTGRLEPITVYVRVDEEGNYRPRYISAKVGRVFRDLQDLKEAARRFYTNIYFGLRLLKRPLAPPPSLTDDIFQFEFVVDGPTPVAHVSSLKASTALGEKSSGTEAISSSSHKVPDEKPAEVSSLKPTTLEEESSGNGAISSSSFGQPDQDTAMASPPSGNCLASPSGPGIWERERRDWGFFYYIRVDLKGYFHTYPYAGGPFQSLEQVDKAMDCYFHQHLDPNLLMNKGGVPSREISIEKTIYWPDGRRKKHSKSYMIQQYHNRMRRLLLALVEKHNEDHSLSADLAYELKDVLHCATLWEGLTSCYYHLNFTVTKGADDSNAGIENLFFAEVQCVLQGEEEEMLVSCFRAVESTDNGYCYGCTMDRDVNMKHPNSAGAYLAGELKVGSHIGYYCHEGWSNDSDDENMEAKKEKDVADKACTPPTMRTSVADNMTFDDADQ, from the exons ATGGCGTCCAAGGTGCTTCCTCGGGAGTGCCTCCCCCGGCGCAGTCCCACCGGCAGATTGGAGCCGATTACGGCCTACTTTCGTGTCGACGAGGAGGGGAACTACCGCCCGAG TCGTCTTCCTCCGGCCGCTCTCATGGCGTCCAAGGTGCTTCCTCGGGAGTGCCTCCCCCGGCGCAGTCCCACCGGCAGATTGGAGCCGATTACGGTCTACGTCCGTGTCGACGAGGAGGGGAACTACCGCCCGAGGTACATCTCGGCCAAAGTCGGGCGAGTGTTCCGAGATCTCCAGGATCTTAAAGAAGCAGCCCGTAGATTCTACACCAACATCTATTTCGGCCTTCGCCTCCTAAAGAGGCCTCTGGCTCCGCCGCCGTCTCTGAC CGACGACATATTCCAGTTCGAGTTCGTGGTGGATGGGCCTACACCTGTTGCACATGTGTCGTCCCTCAAGGCTAGTACAGCATTGGGGGAGAAATCGTCCGGCACTGAAGccatttcctcttcttctcacAAGGTTCCTGATGAGAAGCCTGCAGAGGTGTCTTCCCTCAAGCCTACAACATTGGAGGAGGAATCGTCTGGCAACGGAGccatttcctcttcttcctttgggCAACCGGATCAGGACACTGCTATGGCCTCACCACCATCAGGGAACTGCCTCGCCTCGCCTTCTGGGCCAGGCATTTGGGAACGAGAACGACGTGACTGGGGGTTCTTCTATTACATCAGGGTTGATCTTAAGGGATATTTCCACACATATCCGTATGCAGGCGGGCCGTTTCAGAGCTTAGAGCAAGTCGACAAGGCTATGGATTGCTATTTTCATCAACATCTGGATCCAAATCT GTTAATGAATAAAGGCGGGGTTCCTTCACGAGAGATTTCTATAGAAAAAACGATTTATTGGCCTGATGGCAGAAGGAAGAAGCATTCCAAGTCCTATATGATCCAGCAATACCATAATCGAATGCGCCGATTACTTCTAGCTTTGGTGGAGAAGCATAATGAGGATCACAGCCTTTCGGCG GATCTTGCATATGAACTCAAAGATGTTTTGCACTGCGCAACACTTTGGGAGGGGCTTACTTCATGCTACTATCATCTCAATTTCACGGTGACTAAAGGAGCTGATGATTCTAACGCTGGCATTGAAAACCTTTTCTTTGCGGAAGTCCAATGTGTGctacaaggagaagaagaggaaatgtTGGTCAGCTGCTTCCGCGCGGTTGAATCTACCGATAATG GATACTGCTATGGTTGTACCATGGATAGGGATGTCAATATGAAGCACCCCAACAGTGCCGGTGCATACCTAGCCGGTGAGCTGAAGGTGGGTtcacacataggatattattgtcATGAAGGCTGGAGCAACGACTCAGACGACGAAAAT ATGGAAGCTAAAAAAGAAAAG GACGTTGCTGATAAAGCGTGTACGCCTCCGACTATGAGGACGTCTGTCGCCGACAACATGACTTTTGACGACGCCGACCAGTAA